In Pseudohongiella acticola, the sequence TGAAAGCATAGCATGGCAGCCCGAGGGGGAATTCTGATGTTCGGATCGCAAAACAAAGCGCGCAGGAGCAAGGTGACAGCGCATACCCTGATTTCTGCAGCCACCGAGCTCAAGGGTGACCTGAAATTTAGTGGCGAGTTGATTGTGGAAGGTCGCGTTACCGGCGATATCAAAGCAGCCGATGATTCCGATGCCGTGCTGCGGGTTGCCGAGCAAGGCCTGATAGAAGGTGAGATAAACGTGCCCAATGTGATCATTAATGGCACGGTAAAAGGCGATATTTATGCCTGCAGTCATATTGAACTTGCCGCCAAAGCCTGTATTACCGGCGACGTACATTACAAATTGATCGAAATGGTCATGGGAGCCCGGGTTAATGGCAGTCTGCTGTGCAGCGCTGAGCTGTCCGCAGGTCGCAAGGCCCTGACCTACCAGCAGGAGGTGCTGGGTGCTGGAGAGGTAGAGGCATCGGCTTCAGGGCACGGCAGTTCAGTTTGACGGCGCCGTCTAATAGTTGACTAATTTACTTGGTTAAGCCCATAATTCCCCCTGTTATTCACGGTTTTCCCGATTGAAAACCTTCACCAGCTTTCAGATACTGTTGTTATGTCTACTGTACAATCACACGATCCCGTCATTATTGCGCTCACTGATACCGCTGCGAACAAGGTCAAAACCCTGGTTGCGGAAGAGGGCAAGCCAGGCCTGAAATTGAGGGTGTTTGTAACCGGGGGC encodes:
- a CDS encoding bactofilin family protein; amino-acid sequence: MTAHTLISAATELKGDLKFSGELIVEGRVTGDIKAADDSDAVLRVAEQGLIEGEINVPNVIINGTVKGDIYACSHIELAAKACITGDVHYKLIEMVMGARVNGSLLCSAELSAGRKALTYQQEVLGAGEVEASASGHGSSV